The following coding sequences lie in one Actinomycetota bacterium genomic window:
- a CDS encoding sugar transferase yields MVYKFFKRFLDIIGSVLLLIIFIPLWVIIPIAIATDSKGKIIFTQKRVGLGSAYFTIFKFRTMKEGTPDIPTDQMKEQEKYNTRLGTFLRRVSLDEIPQLVNIVKGDMSFVGPRPALYNQDLLIKLRKEKGVDRVRPGVTGLAQISGRDSLSIPDKVEYDAAYVRDMGLWLDTKIVLVTVKAVLTGKGAN; encoded by the coding sequence ATGGTTTACAAATTTTTTAAGCGTTTTCTAGATATCATCGGTTCCGTTTTACTTCTTATAATTTTTATACCCCTGTGGGTAATAATTCCAATAGCCATTGCTACGGATTCCAAGGGTAAAATTATTTTTACCCAGAAAAGGGTGGGACTGGGAAGCGCCTATTTTACTATTTTTAAGTTCCGCACCATGAAGGAAGGCACACCTGATATACCTACCGACCAGATGAAGGAGCAGGAAAAATACAATACCAGGCTGGGAACTTTTTTGCGCCGGGTAAGCCTGGATGAAATTCCCCAGCTGGTTAATATAGTAAAGGGAGATATGAGTTTTGTGGGTCCCCGTCCCGCCCTTTACAACCAGGACCTATTAATTAAGCTCAGGAAAGAAAAAGGGGTGGACCGGGTAAGGCCGGGGGTTACCGGACTGGCCCAGATCTCTGGCAGGGACAGCTTGAGTATACCGGACAAGGTAGAATACGATGCTGCTTATGTAAGGGATATGGGTTTATGGCTGGACACCAAGATAGTGCTGGTTACGGTAAAAGCGGTGCTTACCGGAAAAGGGGCTAATTAG
- a CDS encoding nucleoside-diphosphate sugar epimerase/dehydratase, translating to MNFSKIKNIVIQVFLDILIFFSAFTLSFYLRGQITLAGLESLPPQYSAYVWEYTLIIIGVKLLIFAIFGMYRKIWKYASFREFITIIECLALSAAIMIFVFYIFETPYFPKSILIIDFLLTLIMVATSRYSARLFNELKFGSIYTRKKRALIIGAGDAGEMIAREMIRQKNTQYQPVGFLDDDKAKLGQQIHGIKVVGKTQEIKKFIKKLSVDEVIIAMPSASGEIRKEIAFKAREEGAVCKTLPSLYEIIDGKAHLYQVRDIQIEDILGRKPVKIDYSAIFSEFEGKSILITGAGGSIGSEICRQVIRFKPARLIMVDHSENNMFLIEQELTNEHNFFSAIPIVTDIRHKDSIRGVFKKYKPDYVFHAAAYKHVPLMQLNPEAALQNNFVGTKSLSKICSEFGVKKFVMLSTDKAVNPNSVMGLSKTLAEKYLVSKSKAGDTAYIIVRFGNVLGSQGSVVPIFKNQIEKGGPVMVTHPNMNRFFMTISEASQLVIQACVMGQGGEIYVLDMGEPINILDLAKNMIRLYGLIPDRDIKISYSGIRSGEKLDEELTCHDEELVTTDFPSIFMAQNNGLANKDEMINILFNIEKEITLYDYDNLFKDLKKVIPEFDQNKMWYKQ from the coding sequence ATGAATTTTTCTAAGATAAAAAATATAGTGATCCAGGTTTTCCTGGATATATTAATATTCTTTTCCGCCTTTACCCTGTCTTTTTATTTAAGGGGACAGATTACACTGGCCGGTCTGGAGTCTTTGCCACCCCAATATTCTGCTTATGTATGGGAATATACCCTAATTATTATCGGGGTCAAGCTGCTGATATTTGCCATATTTGGCATGTACAGGAAAATATGGAAGTATGCCAGCTTCAGGGAATTTATCACCATAATAGAGTGCCTGGCCTTAAGTGCGGCTATTATGATTTTTGTCTTCTATATTTTTGAAACTCCCTATTTTCCCAAAAGTATCCTTATTATTGATTTTCTGCTTACCCTGATTATGGTTGCCACTTCCCGCTATTCAGCCCGGCTTTTTAATGAGCTTAAGTTTGGAAGTATATATACCCGGAAAAAGAGGGCCCTTATCATCGGGGCCGGGGATGCGGGAGAAATGATTGCCAGGGAAATGATAAGGCAGAAAAATACCCAGTATCAGCCGGTAGGTTTCCTGGATGATGACAAGGCCAAGCTGGGACAGCAGATACATGGCATTAAGGTAGTGGGAAAAACCCAGGAAATTAAGAAATTTATAAAGAAGCTTTCAGTAGACGAGGTAATTATCGCCATGCCTTCTGCTTCAGGTGAGATACGTAAAGAGATAGCTTTCAAAGCCCGGGAAGAAGGGGCAGTGTGCAAAACTTTACCCAGCCTGTATGAGATAATTGACGGCAAGGCCCACCTGTACCAGGTAAGGGATATACAGATTGAAGATATCCTGGGCAGAAAGCCGGTCAAGATTGATTATTCAGCCATCTTTTCCGAGTTTGAAGGTAAATCCATCCTGATTACCGGGGCAGGGGGGTCCATCGGCTCCGAAATCTGCAGGCAGGTCATCAGGTTCAAGCCGGCCAGGCTGATTATGGTGGACCATTCAGAGAACAACATGTTTTTAATAGAGCAGGAACTGACCAATGAGCATAATTTCTTCAGTGCCATACCCATTGTTACTGATATACGGCACAAGGACAGCATCCGGGGGGTGTTTAAAAAATACAAGCCTGATTATGTTTTTCATGCTGCAGCTTACAAGCATGTTCCCTTGATGCAGCTTAATCCTGAGGCAGCTTTGCAAAACAATTTTGTAGGCACTAAATCCTTATCCAAGATATGTTCGGAATTCGGAGTTAAAAAATTTGTGATGCTGTCTACTGATAAGGCGGTTAACCCTAACAGTGTAATGGGCCTGTCTAAAACCCTGGCTGAAAAATATTTGGTGTCTAAGTCCAAGGCAGGCGATACCGCCTATATCATAGTTAGGTTCGGAAATGTCCTGGGCAGCCAGGGCAGCGTGGTTCCCATATTTAAAAACCAGATAGAAAAAGGCGGTCCGGTGATGGTCACCCATCCCAATATGAACCGTTTCTTTATGACCATATCAGAGGCCTCCCAGCTGGTAATACAGGCCTGTGTCATGGGCCAGGGAGGAGAAATCTATGTCCTGGATATGGGCGAGCCTATAAATATACTGGACCTGGCCAAGAATATGATAAGGCTATACGGCCTTATACCGGATAGGGATATAAAGATTTCCTATTCGGGCATAAGGAGCGGGGAAAAGCTGGATGAGGAGCTTACCTGCCATGACGAAGAGCTGGTTACTACTGATTTTCCTTCTATTTTTATGGCCCAGAATAATGGGCTGGCCAACAAAGATGAGATGATTAATATCCTGTTTAATATTGAAAAGGAAATCACCCTGTATGATTATGATAACCTGTTTAAGGATTTAAAGAAGGTTATACCTGAATTTGACCAAAACAAGATGTGGTACAAGCAGTAA